Proteins from a genomic interval of Deinococcus detaillensis:
- a CDS encoding B12-binding domain-containing radical SAM protein, with protein sequence MSYWRTHIKPLLDAEIGTIFKQAPIRVSLVFPNRYSVGMASLGFQVIYRMFNLEDGVACERAFLPDDVELFEKQSQSLPTVETGKDAGDCELFAMSVSFELDLTNIIRTLDLAGLRPLRTERDDTDPVIMIGGPLTSSNPYPLTPFADLIVIGDGEQIVPMVSEALRASSTREEFYDLVDGMPGIFLPARHTTEPNWATAPKELLPAYSQIVTPNSELSNMFLIEAQRGCPRPCTFCLARTMYGPNRNNGGDELLEHIPDWATKVGLVGAALSDFPHTKYVGRTLTQRGVKLGVSSIRADTVDEELAEILKAGGLRTFTVASDAPSERLRRWLKKGITTEDLLKTAQISRDLKFSGLKVYMMIGLGPENDDDISELISFTKELAQINRIALGISPFVPKRHTPHFQDSFAGVKLIEGRLKRIQKELRTTAELRNVSAKWAWVESVIARGGPEIGMAAYQIYRNESIGAWKKALEEVGWSDEFEANESRIELPAGQIVRGASGQHEGLAI encoded by the coding sequence TTGAGCTACTGGCGTACCCATATCAAACCGCTGCTGGACGCGGAAATCGGCACCATCTTCAAGCAGGCCCCCATCCGCGTATCCCTGGTGTTCCCCAACCGCTACTCGGTGGGCATGGCCTCTTTGGGATTTCAGGTCATCTACCGGATGTTCAATCTCGAAGACGGCGTCGCCTGCGAGCGGGCCTTTTTGCCCGACGATGTCGAACTGTTCGAAAAGCAGAGCCAGTCTCTGCCGACGGTGGAAACAGGCAAGGATGCAGGCGACTGCGAATTGTTTGCCATGAGTGTGAGCTTTGAGCTCGATTTGACCAACATCATCCGCACACTGGACTTGGCAGGTCTGCGCCCCCTCAGAACCGAGCGAGACGACACCGACCCGGTGATCATGATCGGCGGGCCACTGACCAGTTCCAACCCTTACCCGCTGACGCCTTTCGCCGATTTGATCGTGATCGGTGACGGCGAACAGATCGTGCCGATGGTGAGCGAGGCGCTACGGGCGTCGAGTACCCGTGAGGAGTTTTACGACCTGGTGGACGGGATGCCCGGCATCTTCTTGCCCGCCCGTCACACCACCGAGCCGAACTGGGCCACCGCGCCCAAAGAACTGCTGCCCGCCTACTCGCAGATCGTGACGCCGAACAGCGAGCTGTCGAACATGTTTTTGATTGAAGCGCAGCGCGGCTGCCCACGCCCCTGCACCTTTTGTCTGGCCCGCACCATGTACGGCCCCAACCGCAACAACGGCGGCGACGAACTGCTCGAACACATTCCCGACTGGGCCACCAAGGTCGGGCTGGTCGGCGCGGCGCTCTCCGATTTTCCGCACACCAAGTACGTGGGCCGCACCCTGACCCAGCGCGGCGTGAAATTGGGCGTCAGCAGCATCCGCGCCGACACGGTGGACGAGGAACTGGCTGAGATTTTGAAAGCGGGCGGCCTGCGAACCTTCACGGTGGCCTCCGACGCGCCGAGCGAAAGACTGCGCCGCTGGCTGAAAAAGGGCATCACCACCGAAGATTTGCTTAAAACGGCTCAGATCAGCCGTGACCTCAAGTTCTCGGGCCTCAAGGTCTACATGATGATCGGGCTGGGGCCGGAGAACGACGACGATATCAGCGAACTGATTTCCTTTACCAAAGAGCTGGCCCAGATCAACCGAATCGCGCTGGGCATCTCACCGTTCGTGCCCAAGCGCCACACGCCACACTTTCAGGACAGCTTTGCGGGCGTCAAGCTGATTGAGGGGCGTCTCAAGCGCATTCAGAAGGAACTCCGCACTACTGCCGAGCTCCGCAATGTTTCGGCCAAATGGGCCTGGGTCGAAAGCGTGATCGCCCGTGGCGGGCCGGAGATCGGCATGGCGGCGTATCAGATTTACCGCAACGAGAGCATCGGCGCGTGGAAAAAAGCGCTGGAAGAAGTCGGCTGGAGCGACGAATTTGAAGCCAACGAGAGCCGCATCGAGCTTCCGGCGGGCCAGATCGTGCGCGGCGCGAGCGGCCAACACGAGGGATTGGCGATCTAA
- a CDS encoding SCP2 sterol-binding domain-containing protein: protein MPTSLRFSASQLQELLTAVYASADGSQANVLVTRQLIVAFEFRDPELSLSVDGRSGKAVVRSGSGPEAGDAPTPDLTFHLSGDAIDRFWRGELNPVVAMTSGQLRIDGSLLTALALAPALPGLQAHYRQLTADWATEQPQL, encoded by the coding sequence GTGCCCACTTCGCTGCGTTTTTCTGCCAGCCAACTTCAAGAGCTTTTGACAGCGGTCTACGCCTCAGCGGACGGTTCGCAGGCCAATGTGTTGGTGACGCGCCAATTGATCGTCGCCTTCGAGTTCCGCGACCCCGAACTGAGTCTCAGCGTAGATGGCCGCAGCGGCAAGGCTGTGGTCAGGTCGGGCAGCGGCCCAGAGGCCGGGGACGCGCCGACACCCGACCTCACCTTTCATTTGAGCGGCGACGCCATCGACCGCTTCTGGCGCGGCGAACTCAATCCGGTAGTGGCCATGACCTCCGGCCAACTCAGGATTGACGGCTCGCTCCTCACCGCGCTGGCCCTCGCTCCAGCGCTCCCCGGCTTGCAGGCCCACTACCGGCAGCTCACGGCGGACTGGGCAACCGAGCAGCCGCAGCTTTGA
- the radA gene encoding DNA repair protein RadA yields MARVQTKFVCQSCGYQSPKTLGRCPNCQAWNSFEEETPMLSSKGKALGSGYGGITGGKLTALSSVGRREEPRLSSGIPEFDRVLGGGLVAGGVILIGGEPGIGKSTLLLQVADKLSSKGQSVLYVAGEESLEQIRLRADRLGVTGDIQLTRDTRAEHIAALMQEHKPALCIVDSIQTVQIEGDGASGGVAQVREATSLLTRAAKETGTATVLVGHVTKDGTVAGPKVMEHIVDTTVFLETVGQYRLLRSVKNRFGQAGELGVFEMRGEGLIAVDNPSAAFLAERPVGVPGSVVAATLDGHRPMLLEVQALAAKTPYPNPRRVVVGLDPRRVDVVLAVLERRLNLNLGGLDIYLNLAGGLKVLDPGLDLAAALAVYSAVVGKALPENVVVFGEVGLAGEVRAVQGHLRRAEEARRTGYDRLVVPPGSEDGRTSGSGASGRSGGVKSVEDALAVVWQSASGRSGV; encoded by the coding sequence GTGGCCCGCGTTCAAACCAAATTCGTTTGCCAGTCGTGCGGCTATCAGTCGCCCAAAACGCTGGGCCGCTGCCCCAACTGCCAAGCCTGGAACAGCTTCGAGGAAGAAACCCCGATGCTCAGCAGCAAAGGCAAAGCGTTGGGGAGCGGGTACGGCGGCATTACTGGCGGTAAACTCACTGCGCTTTCCAGCGTGGGACGGCGCGAAGAACCGCGTTTGTCCAGCGGCATTCCTGAATTTGACCGGGTGCTGGGCGGCGGGCTGGTGGCGGGCGGCGTGATTCTCATCGGTGGCGAGCCGGGCATCGGCAAATCCACTTTGCTGCTGCAAGTCGCCGACAAGCTCTCCAGCAAGGGCCAGAGCGTGCTGTACGTGGCAGGCGAGGAATCTTTAGAGCAAATTCGCCTGCGGGCCGACCGGCTGGGTGTGACTGGCGATATTCAGCTCACCCGTGATACGCGGGCCGAACACATCGCCGCGCTGATGCAGGAACATAAGCCGGCACTGTGCATCGTGGACAGCATTCAAACCGTGCAGATCGAGGGTGACGGCGCGTCTGGCGGGGTGGCGCAGGTGCGTGAAGCCACCAGCTTGCTGACCCGCGCTGCCAAAGAAACCGGCACCGCTACGGTCTTGGTCGGCCACGTCACCAAAGACGGCACAGTGGCCGGGCCAAAAGTGATGGAGCATATCGTGGACACCACCGTCTTCTTAGAAACAGTGGGCCAGTACCGGCTGCTCCGGTCGGTCAAAAACCGCTTCGGGCAAGCCGGTGAACTCGGCGTGTTTGAAATGCGCGGCGAGGGGCTGATCGCGGTGGACAATCCCAGCGCCGCCTTCCTGGCCGAGCGCCCTGTCGGCGTGCCGGGCAGCGTGGTGGCGGCCACCCTCGACGGCCACCGCCCGATGCTTTTAGAGGTACAGGCACTGGCGGCCAAAACGCCGTACCCCAATCCGCGCCGCGTGGTGGTGGGCCTCGACCCCCGCCGGGTGGATGTGGTGCTGGCGGTACTGGAGAGACGGCTCAACCTCAATTTGGGTGGGCTCGACATTTACCTGAACTTGGCGGGCGGCCTCAAGGTGCTTGATCCAGGCCTCGATTTGGCGGCGGCGCTGGCGGTGTATTCGGCAGTGGTCGGCAAGGCTCTGCCGGAGAACGTGGTGGTGTTCGGCGAAGTCGGCTTGGCGGGCGAGGTGCGGGCGGTGCAAGGCCACCTGCGCCGCGCCGAAGAAGCCCGCCGCACCGGCTATGACCGCCTGGTGGTGCCGCCGGGCAGCGAAGACGGACGCACATCCGGCAGTGGCGCGAGTGGCAGAAGTGGCGGCGTCAAAAGTGTCGAGGACGCCCTCGCGGTGGTGTGGCAATCTGCCTCAGGGCGAAGTGGCGTGTAG
- the moaC gene encoding cyclic pyranopterin monophosphate synthase MoaC — translation MSSVPELTHFVDGQPRMVDVTGKAATHREACAEAWVLLPPEARTALEGGRNLKGDPLVVARLAGLSGSKRTADLITLCHPIPVTGARVEVTLEQRGVHIVAHVKTEAPTGVEMEALTAVTVAALNVYDMLKAASKAIEIQDVRLISKSGGKSGDYRRGEQP, via the coding sequence GTGAGCAGCGTCCCCGAGCTGACCCACTTCGTGGACGGGCAGCCGCGCATGGTGGACGTGACCGGCAAAGCCGCCACCCACCGTGAGGCGTGCGCCGAAGCCTGGGTGCTGCTGCCGCCCGAAGCCCGCACCGCCTTGGAGGGAGGCCGCAATCTCAAAGGTGATCCTTTGGTGGTGGCGCGGCTGGCAGGCTTATCAGGCAGCAAGCGTACCGCCGATCTGATTACCCTCTGCCACCCCATTCCGGTGACGGGAGCGCGGGTCGAAGTGACCTTGGAGCAGCGCGGCGTGCATATCGTGGCCCACGTCAAAACCGAGGCTCCAACGGGAGTGGAAATGGAAGCGCTGACGGCCGTGACGGTGGCGGCCCTCAACGTCTACGACATGCTCAAAGCCGCCAGCAAAGCCATCGAAATTCAAGACGTGCGCTTGATCTCCAAAAGTGGCGGCAAAAGCGGTGATTACCGGCGCGGAGAGCAGCCGTAA
- a CDS encoding DUF177 domain-containing protein produces the protein MTSSLSPRVHLGTLLRQMGDVSASGELAELHYEQGGDQQSMRFAKPAPYRVSVNALQGNEFWLQGQFEPTLEMECARCLRPVAVPLSLKLGTLMRYDPAAQTPYLEEADTGEEILVFGEPDLNLSNYLAETTLLEAPLSVLHDAACKGLCQVCGHDLNEGPCEHSAGVPIEESSERFLEAEHEGKQHARQTPFAALRGLELPDE, from the coding sequence ATGACTTCTTCACTTTCTCCCCGCGTTCACCTCGGTACTCTGCTGCGCCAAATGGGCGATGTCAGCGCCAGCGGCGAACTCGCTGAACTCCATTATGAGCAGGGCGGCGACCAGCAGAGTATGCGCTTTGCCAAACCCGCACCTTACCGCGTCAGTGTCAACGCCCTGCAAGGCAATGAATTTTGGTTGCAAGGCCAGTTCGAGCCGACGCTGGAAATGGAATGCGCCCGTTGCCTGCGCCCGGTGGCCGTGCCGCTGAGCCTCAAGCTCGGCACCTTGATGCGCTACGACCCCGCTGCCCAAACGCCTTATTTGGAAGAAGCCGACACCGGCGAGGAAATTCTGGTGTTTGGCGAACCCGATCTCAACTTGAGCAACTACCTCGCCGAAACCACCTTGCTCGAAGCGCCGCTGAGCGTGCTGCACGACGCGGCCTGCAAGGGGCTGTGCCAGGTCTGCGGCCACGACCTCAACGAAGGCCCCTGCGAACACAGCGCGGGCGTGCCGATCGAAGAAAGCAGCGAGCGATTCTTAGAGGCCGAGCACGAAGGCAAGCAGCACGCCAGGCAAACGCCGTTCGCGGCCCTGCGCGGGCTTGAGTTGCCGGATGAATAA
- the rocF gene encoding arginase — translation MDISILGIPMDLGAGRRGVDMGASALRNAHLASTLRGLGHTVTDLGDVPVTVPETTDKFQDQGLVFLDEILSACSGTYQRLRDLDVGTFPISLGGDHSVSMGTVPGAARGRRTGVIWVDAHADFNTPSSSPSGNIHGMPVAHLVGLGDDRLSSIAGGWHVRPEDIVMIGLRSVDQRERELVAEAGIKTYTMKDVDQLGITRIAQETLERLSHLERLHISFDADALDPTVCPGVGTPVPGGLSYREGHLLMELFAESGRVTSLDIVEVNPILDTRNKTAEVMVGMAASLLGQRIL, via the coding sequence ATGGATATTTCAATTTTGGGCATTCCGATGGATTTGGGCGCAGGACGGCGCGGCGTCGACATGGGCGCGTCGGCCCTCAGGAACGCGCATCTGGCTTCTACTCTGCGCGGCCTCGGTCACACCGTCACCGATCTGGGCGACGTGCCGGTCACCGTGCCGGAAACCACCGATAAATTTCAAGATCAGGGTCTTGTCTTTTTGGACGAAATCCTCAGCGCGTGCAGCGGAACGTATCAGCGGCTGCGCGACCTCGACGTGGGCACTTTTCCAATCAGCCTCGGCGGCGACCATTCCGTCAGCATGGGCACAGTGCCGGGCGCGGCGCGGGGACGGCGCACCGGGGTCATTTGGGTCGACGCCCACGCCGATTTCAATACGCCCAGCAGCAGCCCCAGCGGCAACATTCACGGAATGCCGGTGGCGCATTTGGTCGGCCTCGGTGACGACCGCCTGAGCAGCATCGCGGGCGGCTGGCACGTGAGGCCCGAAGACATCGTGATGATCGGCCTGCGGAGCGTGGATCAGCGCGAGCGTGAATTGGTGGCCGAGGCGGGCATCAAGACCTACACCATGAAGGACGTGGATCAGCTCGGCATTACCCGGATTGCTCAGGAAACCTTGGAGCGCCTGAGCCACCTGGAGCGGCTGCACATTTCCTTTGACGCCGACGCGCTCGACCCCACTGTTTGCCCCGGCGTCGGCACCCCCGTTCCCGGCGGCCTCAGCTACCGCGAGGGCCACCTGCTGATGGAGTTGTTCGCCGAGTCGGGCCGCGTGACCAGCTTAGACATCGTGGAAGTCAACCCGATTTTGGACACCCGCAACAAAACCGCCGAAGTGATGGTGGGGATGGCGGCGAGTTTGCTGGGGCAGCGGATTTTGTAG
- a CDS encoding DUF2087 domain-containing protein, which produces MTKSIAAFQDDHGRITTWPSNRRRVHQLAVLSHLSAQLEGGHLYTEAELTTFLNEQTTLEDVSVLRRELVEGDYLMMENGTYWKAGSRPTGTVPTPSPQAEAAMHKPIVK; this is translated from the coding sequence ATGACCAAAAGCATCGCCGCCTTTCAAGACGACCATGGGCGGATTACCACTTGGCCCAGCAACCGCCGCCGCGTTCACCAACTTGCCGTGCTGAGCCACCTCTCCGCCCAGCTCGAAGGCGGGCACCTCTACACCGAAGCTGAACTCACCACCTTCCTCAACGAGCAGACCACTTTGGAAGACGTTTCGGTGCTGCGCCGCGAGTTGGTGGAAGGCGATTACCTGATGATGGAAAACGGCACCTACTGGAAAGCCGGAAGCCGCCCCACCGGGACTGTGCCTACCCCCAGCCCCCAAGCCGAAGCGGCAATGCACAAGCCGATTGTGAAGTAA